The following are from one region of the Candidatus Bathyarchaeota archaeon genome:
- a CDS encoding AAA family ATPase — protein MKQISTGIQGLDELLGGGLPKGKCILVVGSPGSGKTTLLMQFLQKGALSGERGLYITMDEKPEQIKENFLSFGWKLDKLEKEGKIVFLDATPIRVAKSVYRTEDKVLISTDFLRFPELTLEGLIRTIRKIIDEENIQRIAIDPITTLVLRYSQISKRRKALLYFFDSLIESGCTSLITTEMRTGELERSFQIEEFLSQGVILLHTIIHSGNVIRAIQIEKMRGIQHDTQLRPYQITNKGIEVYPKDKVF, from the coding sequence ATGAAACAGATATCTACTGGTATTCAAGGTCTGGATGAATTACTCGGTGGAGGTTTGCCCAAAGGCAAGTGTATCCTGGTAGTAGGAAGTCCTGGTTCTGGAAAAACAACTCTGCTTATGCAATTCCTTCAAAAAGGTGCTCTCTCTGGGGAGAGAGGATTATACATTACAATGGATGAGAAGCCCGAGCAAATCAAAGAGAATTTTCTTTCTTTCGGCTGGAAGCTTGATAAATTAGAAAAAGAGGGAAAGATTGTATTTTTAGATGCTACTCCAATCAGAGTGGCAAAGAGTGTTTATAGGACCGAAGATAAGGTGCTCATTTCAACAGACTTTTTACGTTTTCCTGAACTTACTTTGGAAGGTTTGATTCGTACAATAAGGAAAATAATTGATGAAGAGAATATACAAAGAATTGCTATCGATCCAATTACTACCTTAGTATTGCGGTATAGCCAAATATCCAAAAGAAGAAAAGCGTTGCTATACTTTTTTGATTCATTAATAGAAAGCGGTTGCACATCATTAATTACCACAGAAATGAGAACAGGCGAATTGGAACGCTCTTTCCAAATAGAAGAATTTCTTTCCCAGGGAGTAATCTTACTGCATACGATCATACATAGCGGCAATGTCATTCGAGCCATTCAGATTGAAAAAATGCGTGGCATACAACACGACACACAACTTAGACCCTATCAGATTACGAATAAAGGAATTGAAGTCTATCCCAAAGATAAGGTATTTTAG